GATGTCACTCATACGATCATCTGTGGCGACAACTTTTTCGGCTCGAAAAAAGAGGCCGCAATCGAAACGATCCTCGGATTCTTGGCTGACAAACCGTTTGATCTGTTCATCGCGGGGCCCGCTTTTTTGGCGGGCAGATATGGATTTGCCTGCGGTGAAATCTGCATGGCGGTACAGCAGCGGTATGGCGTCCCGACTGTCACAAGCATGCACGTCGAAAACCCGGCGGTCGAAATGTTCCGCAAGGACCTCTTTATTTTCCCCGGCGGCAACAGTGCGGCCGCCATGCGCAAAGACCTGACCGTGCTGGCTGGGTTTGCGAAAAAGCTGGCGACGGGAGCCACGCTTGGCCCAGCCAAGCAGGAGGGATATTTTCCACGCAGCATCCGTCTTGAGGCGTTTGCCGACCCGCCGATCCCGGCGGCGGACCGGGCGGTCGACATGCTCCTGAAAAAACTGAACGGCGAACCGTTTGTAACGGAGATGCCGATGCCGAAAGTGGACCGGGCACCGATCGCGCCGAGGGTTGATCTGCGCCAGGCAACGGTCGCCTTGGTCAGTTCCGGCGGCATTGTGCCGGCGGGCAACCCCGACCGGATTCAGTCAGCATCCGCCACAAAATGGGGCAAGTACAGCATCGCCGGCCTCGATTCGCTAAAGCATGGCGACTGGCAGACGATTCACGCCGGGTTCGATCCTTCCTTTGCAAACGACAATCCCAATATTATCGTACCGCTCGACGCGCTGCGGGACTACGAGCGGGAAGGGAAGATCGGCAGGATTCACGATTACATCTACTGCACGGTGGGAACCGGAACAACGCAGGCGGAGGCAAGCCGTATGGGCAGGGAAATTGCCCAACAGTTGCGCGATGCCAACGTGTCGGCAGTGATCCTCACATCCACCTGAGGCACTTGTACTCGTTGCGGTGCAACGATTACGAAGGAAATTGAACGAAGCGGCATTGCGATCGTCCAGATGGCGAATTTGGTATCGATCGCGAAAACGGTTGGCGCCAACCGGATTGTGCCGACCGTTGCGATTCCATACCCGCTCGGAAATCCGCACGCGTCTCCGGAAGAGCAGTGGAAATTGCGAAAGCACCGGGTCGGAGTGGCGCTGGAAGCCCTGGCGACCGATATTGAGGAGCCGACTGTTTTTGCAGTCCGCATTTGATTGATCCAGACTTTGTCGGGAAAAGGAGTGAATCACGGATGAACCCGCAACAGGTGTACGACGTGATTATAGCGGGAGCGGGGCCGGCCGGCATGACAGCGGCCGTCTACACGTCACGGGCCAACATGCGGACGCTGCTGATTGAAAAAGGGTCTCCGGGCGGCCAGATGGTGAACACGGAAGATATCGAAAACTATCCGGGATATGAATCGGTGCTTGGTCCGGAACTGTCGCAAAAGATGTTTGACCACGCCCGAAAATTCGGGGCGGATTATGTGCGCGGGCAGATTCGCGAGATCCGGGATGGCTATCCGTTCAAGTCGGTCGTGCTGGACGATTGGGAATACAAAGCCAAATCGGTGATCGTAGCGACCGGAGCGGAGCATCGGAAGCTCGGTGTGCCGGGTGAGAAGGAGTTCGCAGGCCGGGGTGTGTCCTACTGTGCCGTGTGCGACGGGGCGTTTTTTGCCGATATGGAACTGGTGGTGGTCGGCGGGGGCGATTCGGCGGTGGAAGAAGCCGTATTTTTGACCCGGTATGCCAGCAAAGTGACGATCATTCACCGGCGCGATTCCCTGCGGGCGCAGAAAATCATTCAAAAGCGGGCGTTCGAGAATGAAAAAATCCATTTTATCTGGAACCAGCAAGTGCTGGAAATCCGCGGGGACAGCACGGTAAGCGGCGTGTTGATGCAAAACACCGTCACCGGAGAAGTGTTAGAATACCCTTGCCAGGGCGTGTTTATCTATATCGGAATGGACCCGATCTCCTACTGCGTCAAACATCTCGGGATCACCAACGACGCCGGATATATCCGGACCGACGAGCAGATGCGAACGAAGCTTCCGGGAATTTTTGCGGCTGGCGACGTGAGAGAAAAAACGTTGCGGCAGGTGGTCACGGCGACCGGGGACGGCTGCCTGGCCGCCCAGTCCGCCCAACATTACGTGGAGCAACTGGACGAACGGCTCAAGGAACAGTCGCTGCTGGAAAGCCGCAACATTTCGTGAAAACTGTGGATTGAGAAGGAGGTGATGCTGATGATTACACCTGTCATTAAAGGCGTGTCGTCCGTGCTTGTGCATACGCCCAGTCTGGTACGGCACGGCTCCAA
This genomic window from Effusibacillus pohliae DSM 22757 contains:
- a CDS encoding glycine/betaine/sarcosine/D-proline family reductase selenoprotein B; this translates as MKRAIHYINQFFGQIGGEEKADHPPEIREGVVGPGMLLKNLLTPEVDVTHTIICGDNFFGSKKEAAIETILGFLADKPFDLFIAGPAFLAGRYGFACGEICMAVQQRYGVPTVTSMHVENPAVEMFRKDLFIFPGGNSAAAMRKDLTVLAGFAKKLATGATLGPAKQEGYFPRSIRLEAFADPPIPAADRAVDMLLKKLNGEPFVTEMPMPKVDRAPIAPRVDLRQATVALVSSGGIVPAGNPDRIQSASATKWGKYSIAGLDSLKHGDWQTIHAGFDPSFANDNPNIIVPLDALRDYEREGKIGRIHDYIYCTVGTGTTQAEASRMGREIAQQLRDANVSAVILTSTUGTCTRCGATITKEIERSGIAIVQMANLVSIAKTVGANRIVPTVAIPYPLGNPHASPEEQWKLRKHRVGVALEALATDIEEPTVFAVRI
- the trxB gene encoding thioredoxin-disulfide reductase; the encoded protein is MNPQQVYDVIIAGAGPAGMTAAVYTSRANMRTLLIEKGSPGGQMVNTEDIENYPGYESVLGPELSQKMFDHARKFGADYVRGQIREIRDGYPFKSVVLDDWEYKAKSVIVATGAEHRKLGVPGEKEFAGRGVSYCAVCDGAFFADMELVVVGGGDSAVEEAVFLTRYASKVTIIHRRDSLRAQKIIQKRAFENEKIHFIWNQQVLEIRGDSTVSGVLMQNTVTGEVLEYPCQGVFIYIGMDPISYCVKHLGITNDAGYIRTDEQMRTKLPGIFAAGDVREKTLRQVVTATGDGCLAAQSAQHYVEQLDERLKEQSLLESRNIS